The Urocitellus parryii isolate mUroPar1 chromosome 6, mUroPar1.hap1, whole genome shotgun sequence genome includes a window with the following:
- the Chrna5 gene encoding neuronal acetylcholine receptor subunit alpha-5, translating into MAARGSGPRALRLLLLVQLVAGRWGPACAGLGAPGGLSEPSSLARHEDSLFKDLFQDYERWVRPVEYLNDKIKIKFGLAISQLVDVDEKNQLMTTNVWLKQEWTDVKLRWNPDDYGGIKVIRVPSDSLWIPDIVLFDNADGRFEGASTKTVVRYNGTVTWTQPANYKSSCTIDVTFFPFDLQNCSMKFGSWTYDGSQVDIILEDQDVDKTDFFDNGEWEIVSAAGSKGNRTDSCCWYPYITYSFVIKRLPLFYTLFLIIPCIGLSFLTVVVFYLPSNEGEKISLCTSVLVSLTVFLLVIEEIIPSSSKVIPLIGEYLVFTMIFVTLSIMVTVFAINIHHRSSSTHNAMAPWVRKIFLHKLPKLLCMRSHVDRYFTQRKETESGSEPKSSRNTLEAALDSIRYITRHVMKENDVREVVEDWKFIAQVLDRMFLWTFLLVSMIGSLGLFVPVIYEWANIIVPVHIGNTNK; encoded by the exons GATTATCTGAACCATCCTCTCTTGCAAGACATGAAGACAGTTTGTTTAAGGATTTATTTCAAGACTATGAAAGATGGGTTCGTCCTGTGGAATACctgaatgacaaaataaaaatcaagtttgGCCTTGCAATATCTCAATTAGTGGATGTG GATGAGAAAAATCAGTTAATGACAACAAATGTCTGGTTGAAACAG gaaTGGACAGATGTAAAATTAAGATGGAACCCTGATGACTATGGTGGAATAAAAGTTATACGTGTTCCTTCAGACTCCCTCTGGATCCCAGACATTGTTTTGTTTGATAA TGCAGATGGACGTTTTGAAGGGGCCAGTACAAAAACAGTTGTCAGGTACAATGGTACTGTCACCTGGACACAGCCAGCAAACTACAAAAGTTCCTGTACTATTGATGTCACATTTTTCCCATTTGATCTCCAAAACTGTTCCATGAAATTTGGCTCTTGGACGTACGATGGATCTCAGGTTGATATAATCCTAGAGGACCAAGATGTAGACAAGACAgatttttttgataatggagaaTGGGAAATTGTGAGTGCAGcggggagcaaaggaaacagaactGACAGCTGCTGCTGGTACCCCTACATCACTTACTCCTTTGTAATTAAGCGACTGCCTCTCTTTTATACCTTGTTCCTTATTATACCCTGTATTGGGCTCTCATTTCTGACAGTAGTTGTCTTCTATCTTCCTTCAAATGAAGGTGAAAAGATTAGTCTGTGCACTTCGGTCCTTGTCTCTCTGACTGTCTTCCTTCTGGTTATTGAAGAGATCATACCCTCCTCTTCTAAAGTAATACCTCTGATTGGAGAGTACCTGGTGTTCACCATGATTTTTGTGACCCTATCAATTATGGTGACTGTCTTCGCCATTAACATTCACCATCGCTCTTCCTCAACACACAACGCTATGGCACCCTGGGTCCGCAAGATATTTCTTCACAAGCTTCCCAAACTGCTTTGCATGAGAAGTCACGTAGACAGGTACTTCACTCAAAGAAAGGAAACCGAGAGTGGTAGTGAACCAAAATCTTCAAGAAACACGTTGGAAGCTGCACTTGATTCTATTCGCTACATTACAAGACATGTCATGAAGGAGAATGATGTCCGTGAG gTTGTTGAAGATTGGAAATTCATAGCCCAGGTTCTTGACCGGATGTTTCTGTGGACTTTTCTTCTGGTTTCAATGATTGGATCTCTGGGTCTTTTTGTTCCTGTTATTTATGAATGGGCAAATATAATTGTACCAGTTCATATTGGAAATACAAATAAGTGA